One genomic region from Anolis sagrei isolate rAnoSag1 chromosome 7, rAnoSag1.mat, whole genome shotgun sequence encodes:
- the SIDT2 gene encoding SID1 transmembrane family member 2 isoform X7, whose amino-acid sequence MNPWTKATARKPWTWSCHQPLPAYVGGMLFVLGVFLSFYVLTVLIACWENWRQQKKKRLGLLAAMDTPTTETASLLGRAPPPPPHITPDSFLGRPAFNSYSYGSFDNGSTTSTENVTDSLLSTEASYSYTGQDPCQRRQRHWAIPMDRSLENMAGRPRLDSLSSVEEDDYDTLADIDSDKNVIRTKQYLYVADLARKDKRVLRKKYQIYFWNIATIAVFYALPVIQLVITYQTVVNVTGNQDICYYNFLCAHPLGNLSAFNNILSNLGYILLGLLFLLIILQREINYNRALMRNDLQAVECGIPKHFGLFYAMGTALMMEGLLSACYHVCPNYTNFQFDTSFMYMIAGLCMLKLYQKRHPDINASAYSAYACLAIVIFFSVVGVVFGKGNMAFWIVFSVIHIVSTLLLSTQLYYMGRWKLDSGILRRILHVLYTDCIRQCSGPMYVDRMVLLVMGNIINWSLAAYGLIMHPNDFASYLLAIGICNLLLYFAFYIIMKLRSGERLKLISLLCIVCTSVVWGFALYFFFQGLSTWQKTPAESREHNRECVLLNFFDDHDVWHFLSSIAMFGSFLVLLTLDDDLDSVQRDKIYVF is encoded by the exons ATGAACCCGTGGACCAAGGCAACCGCCAGAAAACCCTGGACGTGGTCGTGTCACCAGCCGTTACCT GCCTATGTCGGCGGGATGCTCTTCGTCCTGGGCGTCTTCCTCTCCTTCTACGTCCTGACCGTCCTCATCGCATGCTGGGAGAACTGGAG GCAGCAGAAGAAGAAGCGCCTGGGCCTCTTGGCTGCTATGGACACGCCCACCACCGAaacag CCTCTCTCCTGG GccgtgctcctcctcctcctccccacatcACCCCCGACTCCTTCCTAGGACGCCCGGCTTTCAATAGCTACAGCTATGGCTCCTTCG ACAACGGTTCCACCACCAGCACCGAAAACGTCACCGACAGCCTCCTCTCCACCGAAGCCTCCTACAGTTACACAG GGCAGGACCCGTGCCAGCGCCGCCAGAGACACTGGGCCATCCCTATGG ACCGCTCCTTGGAGAACATGGCTGGGCGGCCGAGGCTGGACTCACTCAGCTCCGTGGAGGAGGACGACTACGACACTTTGGCCGACATTGACTCGGATAAAAACGTCATCCGCACCAAG CAATACTTGTACGTGGCAGACCTGGCTCGCAAAGACAAGCGAGTGTTGCGGAAGAAGTACCAGATCTACTTCTG GAACATCGCCACCATTGCGGTCTTCTACGCTCTGCCGGTCATCCAGCTGGTCATCACATACCAGACG GTGGTGAATGTTACCGGGAACCAAGACATTTGCTACTACAACTTCCTGTGCGCCCACCCTCTGGGCAACCTCAG CGCCTTCAACAACATCCTCAGCAACCTGGGCTACATCCTGCTGGGCCTCCTCTTCCTACTCATCATCCTCCAGCGTGAGATCAACTACAACCGGGCGCTGATGCGCAACGACCTTCAAGCTGTG GAATGTGGCATCCCCAAACACTTTGGCCTCTTCTATGCCATGGGCACGGCCCTCATGATGGAGGGGCTTCTCAGCGCCTGCTACCACGTCTGCCCCAACTACACCAACTTCCAGTTCG ACACCTCCTTCATGTACATGATTGCCGGGCTCTGCATGCTGAAGCTCTACCAGAAGCGGCACCCGGACATCAACGCCAGCGCCTACAGCGCCTACGCCTGCCTCGCCATCGTCATCTTCTTCTCTGTCGTCGGCGTG GTCTTTGGGAAGGGCAACATGGCCTTCTGGATCGTCTTCTCGGTCATCCACATCGTCTCCACGTTGCTGCTCAGCACCCAGCTCTATTACATGGGCCGCTGGAAGCTGG ACTCTGGCATCCTGCGCAGGATTCTGCACGTCCTTTACACCGACTGCATCCGCCAGTGCAGCGGGCCCATGTATGTG GATCGGATGGTGCTCCTGGTGATGGGCAACATTATCAACTGGTCCCT CGCTGCGTACGGCCTCATCATGCACCCCAACGACTTTGCTTCCTACCTGCTGGCCATCGGCATCTGCAACCTGCTCCTCTACTTCGCCTTCTACATCATCATGAAG CTCCGGAGCGGCGAGCGGCTCAAGCTGATCTCCCTGCTCTGCATCGTCTGCACGTCGGTCGTCTGGGGCTTTGCCCTCTACTTCTTCTTCCAGGGACTCAGCACCTGGCAG AAAACGCCGGCTGAGTCCCGGGAGCACAACCGGGAGTGCGTCCTCCTCAACTTCTTTGACGACCACGACGTCTGGCACTTCCTCTCGTCCATCGCCATGTTTGGCTCCTTCCTG GTTTTGCTGACTCTGGATGACGACCTGGATTCCGTCCAGCGGGACAAGATCTACGTCTTCTAG
- the SIDT2 gene encoding SID1 transmembrane family member 2 isoform X6, translated as MNPWTKATARKPWTWSCHQPLPAPSSCCLSPPFPFPAAQAYVGGMLFVLGVFLSFYVLTVLIACWENWRQQKKKRLGLLAAMDTPTTETASLLGRAPPPPPHITPDSFLGRPAFNSYSYGSFDNGSTTSTENVTDSLLSTEASYSYTGQDPCQRRQRHWAIPMDRSLENMAGRPRLDSLSSVEEDDYDTLADIDSDKNVIRTKQYLYVADLARKDKRVLRKKYQIYFWNIATIAVFYALPVIQLVITYQTVVNVTGNQDICYYNFLCAHPLGNLSAFNNILSNLGYILLGLLFLLIILQREINYNRALMRNDLQAVECGIPKHFGLFYAMGTALMMEGLLSACYHVCPNYTNFQFDTSFMYMIAGLCMLKLYQKRHPDINASAYSAYACLAIVIFFSVVGVVFGKGNMAFWIVFSVIHIVSTLLLSTQLYYMGRWKLDSGILRRILHVLYTDCIRQCSGPMYVDRMVLLVMGNIINWSLAAYGLIMHPNDFASYLLAIGICNLLLYFAFYIIMKLRSGERLKLISLLCIVCTSVVWGFALYFFFQGLSTWQKTPAESREHNRECVLLNFFDDHDVWHFLSSIAMFGSFLVLLTLDDDLDSVQRDKIYVF; from the exons ATGAACCCGTGGACCAAGGCAACCGCCAGAAAACCCTGGACGTGGTCGTGTCACCAGCCGTTACCT GCCCCCTCCTCCTGCtgtctctcccctcccttccccttccctgcaGCGCAGGCCTATGTCGGCGGGATGCTCTTCGTCCTGGGCGTCTTCCTCTCCTTCTACGTCCTGACCGTCCTCATCGCATGCTGGGAGAACTGGAG GCAGCAGAAGAAGAAGCGCCTGGGCCTCTTGGCTGCTATGGACACGCCCACCACCGAaacag CCTCTCTCCTGG GccgtgctcctcctcctcctccccacatcACCCCCGACTCCTTCCTAGGACGCCCGGCTTTCAATAGCTACAGCTATGGCTCCTTCG ACAACGGTTCCACCACCAGCACCGAAAACGTCACCGACAGCCTCCTCTCCACCGAAGCCTCCTACAGTTACACAG GGCAGGACCCGTGCCAGCGCCGCCAGAGACACTGGGCCATCCCTATGG ACCGCTCCTTGGAGAACATGGCTGGGCGGCCGAGGCTGGACTCACTCAGCTCCGTGGAGGAGGACGACTACGACACTTTGGCCGACATTGACTCGGATAAAAACGTCATCCGCACCAAG CAATACTTGTACGTGGCAGACCTGGCTCGCAAAGACAAGCGAGTGTTGCGGAAGAAGTACCAGATCTACTTCTG GAACATCGCCACCATTGCGGTCTTCTACGCTCTGCCGGTCATCCAGCTGGTCATCACATACCAGACG GTGGTGAATGTTACCGGGAACCAAGACATTTGCTACTACAACTTCCTGTGCGCCCACCCTCTGGGCAACCTCAG CGCCTTCAACAACATCCTCAGCAACCTGGGCTACATCCTGCTGGGCCTCCTCTTCCTACTCATCATCCTCCAGCGTGAGATCAACTACAACCGGGCGCTGATGCGCAACGACCTTCAAGCTGTG GAATGTGGCATCCCCAAACACTTTGGCCTCTTCTATGCCATGGGCACGGCCCTCATGATGGAGGGGCTTCTCAGCGCCTGCTACCACGTCTGCCCCAACTACACCAACTTCCAGTTCG ACACCTCCTTCATGTACATGATTGCCGGGCTCTGCATGCTGAAGCTCTACCAGAAGCGGCACCCGGACATCAACGCCAGCGCCTACAGCGCCTACGCCTGCCTCGCCATCGTCATCTTCTTCTCTGTCGTCGGCGTG GTCTTTGGGAAGGGCAACATGGCCTTCTGGATCGTCTTCTCGGTCATCCACATCGTCTCCACGTTGCTGCTCAGCACCCAGCTCTATTACATGGGCCGCTGGAAGCTGG ACTCTGGCATCCTGCGCAGGATTCTGCACGTCCTTTACACCGACTGCATCCGCCAGTGCAGCGGGCCCATGTATGTG GATCGGATGGTGCTCCTGGTGATGGGCAACATTATCAACTGGTCCCT CGCTGCGTACGGCCTCATCATGCACCCCAACGACTTTGCTTCCTACCTGCTGGCCATCGGCATCTGCAACCTGCTCCTCTACTTCGCCTTCTACATCATCATGAAG CTCCGGAGCGGCGAGCGGCTCAAGCTGATCTCCCTGCTCTGCATCGTCTGCACGTCGGTCGTCTGGGGCTTTGCCCTCTACTTCTTCTTCCAGGGACTCAGCACCTGGCAG AAAACGCCGGCTGAGTCCCGGGAGCACAACCGGGAGTGCGTCCTCCTCAACTTCTTTGACGACCACGACGTCTGGCACTTCCTCTCGTCCATCGCCATGTTTGGCTCCTTCCTG GTTTTGCTGACTCTGGATGACGACCTGGATTCCGTCCAGCGGGACAAGATCTACGTCTTCTAG
- the SIDT2 gene encoding SID1 transmembrane family member 2 isoform X1: MAEAHHPHPSSPGGLALLLVLVLLTRVAAALGEAPAPAGKSVVQKEAEFDRLYSESVNEALLDIYAFNHTVTRNRTEGVRVSVNVLSEQKETPVLFVVRQKEAVVSFQVPLILRGLYQRKYLYQDVSRTLCQPQTKKEVDTQFFYVDVSTLSRENASYQLRVTRVENFVLRTGEHFSFNATAAQPQYFKYEFPEGVDSVIVKVTSATKFPCSVISVQDVLCPVYDLDNNVAFIGMYQTMTKKAAITVQKKDYPSHSFYVVVVVKTEDEACGGALRFYPYSKDEPVDQGNRQKTLDVVVSPAVTSQAYVGGMLFVLGVFLSFYVLTVLIACWENWRQQKKKRLGLLAAMDTPTTETASLLGRAPPPPPHITPDSFLGRPAFNSYSYGSFDNGSTTSTENVTDSLLSTEASYSYTGQDPCQRRQRHWAIPMDRSLENMAGRPRLDSLSSVEEDDYDTLADIDSDKNVIRTKQYLYVADLARKDKRVLRKKYQIYFWNIATIAVFYALPVIQLVITYQTVVNVTGNQDICYYNFLCAHPLGNLSAFNNILSNLGYILLGLLFLLIILQREINYNRALMRNDLQAVECGIPKHFGLFYAMGTALMMEGLLSACYHVCPNYTNFQFDTSFMYMIAGLCMLKLYQKRHPDINASAYSAYACLAIVIFFSVVGVVFGKGNMAFWIVFSVIHIVSTLLLSTQLYYMGRWKLDSGILRRILHVLYTDCIRQCSGPMYVDRMVLLVMGNIINWSLAAYGLIMHPNDFASYLLAIGICNLLLYFAFYIIMKLRSGERLKLISLLCIVCTSVVWGFALYFFFQGLSTWQKTPAESREHNRECVLLNFFDDHDVWHFLSSIAMFGSFLVLLTLDDDLDSVQRDKIYVF; this comes from the exons ATGGCGGAGGCCCACCACCCTCACCCCTCCTCTCCGGGCGGCCTGGCCCTTCTGCTGGTGCTGGTGTTGCTGACCCGTGTGGCGGCGGCGCTGGGGGAGGCTCCGGCTCCTGCGGGCAAGTCGGTGGTGCAGAAGGAGGCCGAGTTCGACCGGCTGTACTCGGAGTCCGTCAACGAGGCCCTCCTCGACATCTACGCCTTCAACCACACCGTCACCCGGAACAGG ACGGAGGGGGTCCGCGTCTCGGTCAATGTTCTCTCGGAGCAGAAGGAGACCCCCGTCCTCTTCGTGGTGCGGCAGAAGGAGGCCGTGGTGTCCTTCCAGGTCCCACTCATCCTACGCGGCCT gTACCAGCGGAAGTACCTCTACCAGGACGTGAGCCGGACGCTCTGCCAGCCTCAGACCAAGAAAGAGGTGGACACCCAGTTCTTCTACGTGGATGTCTCCACCCTTTCTCGGGAGAATGCCTCCTACCAGCTGCGCGTCACGCGCGTCGAGAACTTTGTGCTCAG GACCGGGGAGCATTTCAGCTTCAATGCCACGGCCGCTCAACCACAG TATTTCAAGTACGAGTTCCCAGAGGGCGTGGACTCAGTCATCGTGAAGGTGACCTCCGCCACCAAGTTCCCCTGCTCAGTCATCTCCGTCCAAGACGTCCTG TGCCCGGTCTACGACTTGGACAACAACGTGGCTTTTATCGGCATGTACCAGACCATGACCAAGAAGGCCGCCATCACGGTCCAG AAGAAGGACTACCCCAGCCACAGCTTCTACGTCGTGGTGGTGGTCAAGACGGAGGACGAGGCCTGCGGGGGGGCCCTGCGCTTCTATCCTTACTCCAAAG ATGAACCCGTGGACCAAGGCAACCGCCAGAAAACCCTGGACGTGGTCGTGTCACCAGCCGTTACCT CGCAGGCCTATGTCGGCGGGATGCTCTTCGTCCTGGGCGTCTTCCTCTCCTTCTACGTCCTGACCGTCCTCATCGCATGCTGGGAGAACTGGAG GCAGCAGAAGAAGAAGCGCCTGGGCCTCTTGGCTGCTATGGACACGCCCACCACCGAaacag CCTCTCTCCTGG GccgtgctcctcctcctcctccccacatcACCCCCGACTCCTTCCTAGGACGCCCGGCTTTCAATAGCTACAGCTATGGCTCCTTCG ACAACGGTTCCACCACCAGCACCGAAAACGTCACCGACAGCCTCCTCTCCACCGAAGCCTCCTACAGTTACACAG GGCAGGACCCGTGCCAGCGCCGCCAGAGACACTGGGCCATCCCTATGG ACCGCTCCTTGGAGAACATGGCTGGGCGGCCGAGGCTGGACTCACTCAGCTCCGTGGAGGAGGACGACTACGACACTTTGGCCGACATTGACTCGGATAAAAACGTCATCCGCACCAAG CAATACTTGTACGTGGCAGACCTGGCTCGCAAAGACAAGCGAGTGTTGCGGAAGAAGTACCAGATCTACTTCTG GAACATCGCCACCATTGCGGTCTTCTACGCTCTGCCGGTCATCCAGCTGGTCATCACATACCAGACG GTGGTGAATGTTACCGGGAACCAAGACATTTGCTACTACAACTTCCTGTGCGCCCACCCTCTGGGCAACCTCAG CGCCTTCAACAACATCCTCAGCAACCTGGGCTACATCCTGCTGGGCCTCCTCTTCCTACTCATCATCCTCCAGCGTGAGATCAACTACAACCGGGCGCTGATGCGCAACGACCTTCAAGCTGTG GAATGTGGCATCCCCAAACACTTTGGCCTCTTCTATGCCATGGGCACGGCCCTCATGATGGAGGGGCTTCTCAGCGCCTGCTACCACGTCTGCCCCAACTACACCAACTTCCAGTTCG ACACCTCCTTCATGTACATGATTGCCGGGCTCTGCATGCTGAAGCTCTACCAGAAGCGGCACCCGGACATCAACGCCAGCGCCTACAGCGCCTACGCCTGCCTCGCCATCGTCATCTTCTTCTCTGTCGTCGGCGTG GTCTTTGGGAAGGGCAACATGGCCTTCTGGATCGTCTTCTCGGTCATCCACATCGTCTCCACGTTGCTGCTCAGCACCCAGCTCTATTACATGGGCCGCTGGAAGCTGG ACTCTGGCATCCTGCGCAGGATTCTGCACGTCCTTTACACCGACTGCATCCGCCAGTGCAGCGGGCCCATGTATGTG GATCGGATGGTGCTCCTGGTGATGGGCAACATTATCAACTGGTCCCT CGCTGCGTACGGCCTCATCATGCACCCCAACGACTTTGCTTCCTACCTGCTGGCCATCGGCATCTGCAACCTGCTCCTCTACTTCGCCTTCTACATCATCATGAAG CTCCGGAGCGGCGAGCGGCTCAAGCTGATCTCCCTGCTCTGCATCGTCTGCACGTCGGTCGTCTGGGGCTTTGCCCTCTACTTCTTCTTCCAGGGACTCAGCACCTGGCAG AAAACGCCGGCTGAGTCCCGGGAGCACAACCGGGAGTGCGTCCTCCTCAACTTCTTTGACGACCACGACGTCTGGCACTTCCTCTCGTCCATCGCCATGTTTGGCTCCTTCCTG GTTTTGCTGACTCTGGATGACGACCTGGATTCCGTCCAGCGGGACAAGATCTACGTCTTCTAG